A section of the Rhizobium sp. Pop5 genome encodes:
- a CDS encoding helix-turn-helix domain-containing protein, whose product MTLSDIDFPTPSKGDDCRMVREILDLVGDKWSLYIIATLKDGPVRFNELRRQIDGISQRMLTITLRGLERDGLVKRTLFPTIPPRVDYELTDVGRTLLAPVMALVTWANTNQENIQNARVRYDAS is encoded by the coding sequence ATGACACTTAGTGACATTGATTTTCCCACCCCGAGCAAAGGTGACGACTGTCGGATGGTTCGGGAGATCCTTGATCTCGTCGGCGACAAATGGAGCCTGTACATCATCGCAACGCTCAAAGATGGACCAGTTCGGTTCAATGAGCTGAGGCGTCAGATCGACGGCATCTCGCAGCGGATGCTAACGATCACCTTGCGCGGACTGGAACGCGACGGGTTGGTGAAGCGGACATTGTTCCCCACTATTCCGCCGCGCGTGGATTATGAGTTAACGGATGTTGGACGGACGCTTCTTGCGCCAGTAATGGCTCTCGTTACGTGGGCGAACACCAATCAGGAGAACATCCAAAACGCTCGCGTCCGATACGATGCAAGCTAG
- a CDS encoding oxidoreductase, with protein MPSKGFTTADVPDQSGKCFIVTGANTGIGFEVASALAARRARVLLACRDEAKARAAISRIRQKTPGAELALLPLDLADLASVRRAAELAAKEPRVDVLINNAGVQGPTLKHTAQGFEQTFGVNHLGCFAFTTLMLPKLMETPGSRIVVTSSGQHKGAKIEWEDLNAQKSYRWLPRYGASKLANLLFVFELDRRLRAAGAPVTAVACHPGLVGTNLARGSWWGNIVMSLIGFLFATPAMGAWGALHAATGRIKPSGYYGPTGFSGLRGPSGEGLPSEEARNPQLAKRLWDVSVKMTGIDPGLPSVDGAS; from the coding sequence ATGCCATCCAAGGGATTTACGACGGCCGATGTGCCCGATCAGTCAGGCAAGTGCTTCATCGTCACGGGGGCCAATACGGGCATAGGCTTCGAAGTGGCGAGCGCGCTGGCGGCGCGGCGCGCGCGGGTGTTGCTGGCGTGCCGCGACGAAGCGAAGGCGAGAGCCGCGATCAGCCGGATTCGTCAAAAGACTCCGGGAGCTGAGCTCGCGCTCCTGCCACTTGACCTGGCGGATTTGGCGAGCGTGCGACGGGCGGCTGAACTCGCCGCCAAGGAGCCGCGTGTCGACGTGCTGATCAACAATGCCGGCGTGCAGGGGCCGACGCTGAAGCACACAGCGCAGGGCTTCGAGCAGACGTTCGGCGTCAATCATCTTGGCTGCTTCGCGTTCACCACGCTCATGCTGCCGAAGCTCATGGAAACGCCCGGATCGCGCATCGTCGTCACGAGCAGCGGGCAGCATAAGGGCGCGAAGATCGAATGGGAGGACCTTAACGCTCAGAAGAGCTACCGGTGGCTTCCACGCTATGGCGCCAGCAAGCTCGCGAACCTGCTCTTCGTCTTCGAGCTGGATCGGCGGCTGAGGGCGGCGGGAGCGCCGGTAACAGCGGTGGCCTGCCACCCAGGTCTTGTCGGAACAAACCTCGCCCGCGGCAGCTGGTGGGGCAACATAGTGATGTCGCTGATCGGCTTTCTATTCGCCACGCCCGCCATGGGCGCCTGGGGCGCGCTGCACGCAGCGACCGGGCGGATAAAGCCCAGCGGCTACTATGGGCCGACGGGGTTTTCTGGACTGCGCGGTCCTTCCGGTGAAGGTCTTCCCTCAGAGGAGGCGAGGAACCCCCAGCTCGCCAAGCGACTGTGGGATGTGTCCGTCAAGATGACCGGTATCGACCCTGGCTTGCCCTCGGTCGATGGCGCGTCCTGA
- a CDS encoding 5'-methylthioadenosine/S-adenosylhomocysteine nucleosidase (Enables the cleavage of the glycosidic bond in both 5'-methylthioadenosine and S-adenosylhomocysteine), whose protein sequence is MKFELKSVAGKSILFVMAAEAEYGPFLRSRIEPLMTGVGPVEAAVALTRALARLDAADDLPDLVVSLGSAGSAKLEQTEIYQVTSVSYRDMDASPLGFEKGQTPFLDLPVTLELPLRIPGIPEASLSTGGNVISGAAYHGIDADMVDMETYAVLRACQGYKLPLIGLRGISDGVVELQHISGWTEYLHIVDRKLSYGVDSLFTALEDGVFWF, encoded by the coding sequence ATGAAGTTCGAATTGAAATCGGTCGCAGGGAAATCCATCCTCTTCGTGATGGCCGCGGAGGCCGAATACGGGCCTTTCCTGCGCTCGCGTATCGAACCTTTGATGACCGGCGTCGGCCCGGTGGAAGCGGCCGTCGCGCTGACCAGGGCCCTGGCACGGCTCGATGCGGCCGACGACCTGCCGGATCTCGTCGTCTCCCTCGGCTCGGCCGGCTCCGCCAAACTCGAACAGACCGAAATCTATCAGGTCACCTCGGTTTCCTATCGCGACATGGACGCCTCGCCGCTCGGCTTCGAAAAAGGCCAGACGCCCTTCCTCGACCTGCCCGTGACGCTGGAACTGCCGTTGCGTATTCCCGGCATTCCGGAAGCCAGCCTTTCCACGGGCGGCAATGTCATCTCGGGTGCGGCCTATCACGGCATCGACGCGGATATGGTCGACATGGAGACTTATGCGGTTCTGCGCGCCTGCCAGGGCTACAAGCTGCCGCTGATCGGACTGCGCGGCATTTCCGACGGCGTTGTCGAACTGCAGCACATCTCGGGCTGGACCGAATATCTGCACATCGTCGACCGCAAGCTCTCCTACGGCGTCGACAGCCTGTTCACGGCGCTGGAGGACGGCGTTTTCTGGTTCTGA
- a CDS encoding site-specific integrase, which translates to MLTDAAIKALKPKEKMYKVTDRDGMYVRVAPSGALSFRLDYRLNGRRETVYLGKYGRDGISLARARELCLDARRAIAEGRSPAIEKQREKRRIKEAKSFGEFGEKWLVNAPMADSTRAMRRSIFERELLPVWRNRLLTEITPDDLRAQRGKIVDRGAPATAIHVRDILKQIYGFAILHGEKVANPADDVGPASIATFTPKDRSLSPTEIRIMLRQLENVATLPTIRLGMKLYLLTMVRKSELQDAVWDEVDFENAVWTIPKERMKRSKAHNVYLSRQTLDIMIALKTCAGNSRYLLPSRYDADAPMSRATFNRVTYAVVEQAKKEGLPLEPFTVHDLRRTGSTLLNELGFNSDWIEKCLAHEDGRSSRGVYNKAEYEVQRRHMMQEWSDILDAWVEGRKHTPVLLPPAMPLMELDPAL; encoded by the coding sequence ATGTTGACGGATGCAGCGATCAAAGCGCTGAAACCCAAAGAGAAAATGTACAAGGTGACGGACCGCGACGGCATGTATGTGCGCGTCGCGCCATCTGGCGCGCTCTCGTTCAGGCTGGACTATCGGCTTAATGGCCGACGCGAGACGGTCTACCTGGGCAAATACGGGCGAGATGGAATCTCGTTGGCACGAGCCCGGGAGCTCTGCTTGGACGCGAGGCGAGCTATCGCTGAGGGCCGGTCGCCGGCCATTGAGAAGCAGCGCGAAAAGCGTCGCATCAAGGAGGCGAAGAGCTTTGGCGAGTTCGGCGAAAAATGGTTGGTGAACGCACCGATGGCTGACAGCACCCGAGCGATGCGTCGTTCCATCTTTGAACGAGAGCTATTGCCGGTTTGGCGCAACCGCCTGCTGACGGAGATCACGCCAGATGACCTTCGCGCCCAACGTGGGAAGATCGTCGATCGCGGCGCGCCAGCAACGGCGATCCACGTGCGGGACATCCTGAAGCAGATCTACGGGTTCGCCATTCTCCATGGCGAGAAGGTTGCAAATCCGGCCGACGACGTCGGGCCAGCATCAATCGCCACCTTCACGCCGAAGGATCGCTCGCTGTCTCCTACCGAGATCCGGATCATGCTTAGGCAGCTTGAGAACGTCGCGACCCTGCCGACGATCCGACTGGGGATGAAGCTCTATCTGCTGACGATGGTTCGAAAGAGCGAGTTGCAGGATGCGGTCTGGGACGAGGTGGATTTCGAGAACGCGGTCTGGACGATCCCGAAGGAGCGCATGAAGCGATCGAAGGCGCACAACGTGTATCTCTCGCGCCAAACCCTCGACATCATGATCGCGCTCAAGACCTGCGCCGGTAACTCACGATACTTGCTGCCGTCCAGGTATGATGCTGACGCACCGATGTCGCGCGCGACGTTCAATCGCGTGACCTATGCGGTTGTCGAGCAAGCGAAGAAGGAGGGGCTGCCGCTGGAGCCATTTACCGTCCATGACTTGCGCCGCACGGGTTCTACGCTGCTCAACGAGTTGGGTTTCAATAGCGATTGGATCGAGAAGTGCTTGGCGCATGAGGATGGCCGATCGTCGCGCGGCGTCTATAACAAGGCGGAGTACGAAGTTCAGCGCCGCCACATGATGCAGGAATGGTCAGATATCCTGGACGCGTGGGTGGAAGGACGTAAGCACACGCCCGTTCTCTTGCCACCGGCTATGCCTTTGATGGAGCTAGATCCAGCTCTTTGA
- a CDS encoding type II toxin-antitoxin system HipA family toxin, which translates to MADFEVHIDLDGRTRSIGVARSNRVRGTETILFEYDDTWLDDPDRFSLEPALALTRGAFAPPAGLATFGSIGDSAPDTWGRRLMQRAERRLAEREARAVRTLAESDYLLGVADETRLGALRFRWVGDEVFQAPIRDGVPALIELGRLLQITERILRDEETDEDLQLIFAPGSSLGGARPKASVIDQHGRLSIAKFPKETDDYSIETWEEIALRLAGQAGIATPDHELIDIAGKAVMLSRRFDRDGATRIPFLSAMAMMGARDGERGSYPEIVDALAQHGAQGKTDAHALYRRVVFNVLISNVDDHLRNHGFLWLGKAGWSLAPAYDLNPVPTDLKARVLTTNIDLDEGTCSLDLLEAASEFFALTLPQARIVIKEVAAVTATWRDAAKAVGARSAEINRMASAFEHDDLKRALAL; encoded by the coding sequence CCGGACACGCTCGATTGGGGTGGCGAGAAGCAATCGCGTTCGCGGCACGGAAACGATCCTCTTCGAATATGACGATACGTGGCTCGATGACCCGGACCGCTTCTCTCTCGAGCCCGCCCTTGCTCTGACCCGCGGCGCCTTCGCCCCTCCTGCTGGACTGGCAACCTTCGGGTCCATTGGCGACTCGGCGCCCGATACCTGGGGTCGCCGCCTGATGCAGCGTGCCGAACGCCGCCTGGCGGAGCGCGAAGCTCGCGCCGTTCGCACCCTCGCGGAAAGCGACTATCTGCTCGGTGTCGCCGACGAGACCAGGCTTGGCGCGCTCCGCTTCCGCTGGGTCGGCGACGAGGTTTTTCAGGCGCCGATCCGCGATGGCGTTCCCGCCCTGATCGAGCTTGGCAGACTGCTCCAGATCACCGAGCGGATTCTCCGCGACGAGGAAACTGACGAAGATCTCCAACTCATCTTTGCCCCCGGCTCCTCCCTTGGCGGCGCGCGTCCGAAGGCGTCGGTCATCGACCAACATGGTCGCCTCTCCATCGCCAAGTTCCCGAAAGAGACCGACGACTACAGCATAGAGACCTGGGAGGAGATCGCGCTGCGGCTCGCCGGTCAGGCCGGTATCGCCACTCCCGATCATGAGCTGATCGATATCGCCGGCAAGGCAGTCATGCTCTCACGGCGCTTCGACCGCGATGGCGCGACCCGCATCCCGTTTCTGTCGGCGATGGCGATGATGGGCGCCAGGGATGGCGAGCGCGGCAGCTACCCGGAGATCGTCGACGCCCTCGCGCAGCACGGCGCCCAGGGAAAAACCGACGCCCATGCCCTTTACCGGCGCGTGGTCTTCAACGTCCTGATCTCGAACGTCGATGATCACCTGCGCAATCACGGTTTCCTGTGGCTGGGAAAGGCCGGATGGTCGCTCGCGCCAGCATACGACCTGAACCCTGTTCCCACCGACCTCAAGGCGCGGGTTCTGACGACGAACATCGATCTCGATGAAGGAACCTGCTCGCTGGACCTGCTGGAAGCCGCCTCGGAGTTCTTCGCACTCACGCTGCCGCAAGCGCGCATCGTCATCAAAGAAGTCGCGGCGGTGACCGCGACATGGCGCGACGCCGCCAAGGCGGTCGGCGCTCGGTCGGCGGAGATCAACCGCATGGCCAGCGCTTTCGAGCATGACGACCTCAAGCGGGCGCTGGCGTTATGA
- a CDS encoding FMN-dependent NADH-azoreductase, translating to MSNILLVTSSPRGAESLSTRFATEIAEGFKVRLGGTVLTRDLAANPLPHIGQAYIQGRVAAPEARTPEQLKAIGLAQELVDEVKAADVIVLGSGMINFGLSSQLKAWFDHITWPRVTFGYNEAGMPQGLLTGKKVYVVTAAGGVFSEGDWAAFDFQTGYLRHLLGFIGLTDIEIVRVEGTVFGPEAAKAAIDAAEAQVQAVLEKAA from the coding sequence ATGTCCAACATCCTCCTCGTTACATCGAGCCCTCGTGGCGCCGAGAGCCTGTCCACTCGTTTCGCGACCGAGATCGCCGAAGGCTTCAAGGTTCGCTTGGGCGGCACCGTTTTGACTCGCGATCTGGCGGCTAACCCGCTCCCGCATATCGGCCAAGCGTACATTCAAGGCCGCGTCGCGGCCCCCGAGGCGCGCACACCCGAGCAGCTCAAGGCGATCGGCCTTGCGCAGGAACTCGTCGATGAGGTGAAGGCTGCTGACGTGATCGTCTTGGGTTCAGGCATGATCAATTTCGGTCTGTCGTCGCAGTTGAAGGCCTGGTTCGATCACATCACTTGGCCGCGCGTGACCTTTGGTTATAACGAAGCCGGCATGCCGCAGGGATTGTTGACCGGCAAGAAGGTCTATGTCGTCACGGCCGCAGGCGGCGTCTTCTCAGAAGGCGACTGGGCCGCCTTTGATTTCCAGACCGGCTATCTGCGCCACCTCCTGGGCTTCATAGGCCTGACCGACATCGAAATCGTTCGCGTGGAAGGCACTGTCTTCGGGCCTGAGGCGGCCAAGGCTGCCATCGACGCCGCCGAAGCCCAAGTGCAAGCGGTCCTTGAAAAGGCCGCCTGA
- the guaA gene encoding glutamine-hydrolyzing GMP synthase, whose protein sequence is MTQTAHPDSVLIVDFGSQVTQLIARRVREAGVYCEIVPFQSAEEGFKRLQPKAVILSGSPASTVDEGSPRAPQIIFDSGLPVFGICYGQQTMCMQLGGKVESGHHREFGRAFLDVDKDCQLFEGLWSSGSRHQVWMSHGDRVTALPEGFEVVATSSNAPFAFIADEKRKYYGVQFHPEVVHTPDGAKLIGNFIHNIAGIKGDWSMSAYRQKAVDEIRKQVGDKRVICALSGGVDSSVAALLIHEAVGDQLTCILVDHGLMRKDEAAGVVAMFREHYNLHLLHVDASDRFIGELEGVSDPETKRKIIGRLFIETFEEEAKKLGGADFLGQGTLYPDVIESVSFTGGPSVTIKSHHNVGGLPERMNMQLVEPLRELFKDEVRALGRELGLPDSFIGRHPFPGPGLAIRCPGGITREKLEILREADAIYLDEIRKAGLYDAIWQAFAVLLPVQTVGVMGDGRTYEFVCALRAVTSVDGMTADFYHYDMEFLGRAATRIINEVRGINRVVYDVTSKPPGTIEWE, encoded by the coding sequence ATGACCCAGACAGCACATCCCGACTCCGTTCTCATCGTCGATTTCGGCAGCCAGGTGACCCAGCTCATCGCGCGTCGCGTGCGCGAGGCCGGCGTCTATTGCGAGATCGTTCCCTTCCAATCAGCCGAAGAGGGCTTCAAGCGCCTGCAGCCGAAAGCCGTGATCCTTTCCGGCAGCCCGGCTTCCACGGTGGACGAGGGATCGCCGCGAGCGCCTCAGATCATCTTCGACAGCGGCCTGCCTGTCTTCGGCATCTGCTACGGTCAGCAGACGATGTGCATGCAGCTCGGCGGCAAGGTCGAGAGCGGCCATCACCGCGAATTCGGCCGCGCATTTCTGGATGTCGATAAGGATTGCCAGCTGTTCGAGGGCCTCTGGTCCTCCGGCTCGCGCCACCAGGTTTGGATGAGCCACGGCGACCGCGTCACGGCGCTGCCGGAGGGGTTCGAGGTCGTCGCCACCTCCTCCAACGCACCCTTCGCCTTTATCGCCGACGAGAAGCGCAAATATTACGGGGTGCAGTTCCATCCCGAAGTCGTGCACACGCCTGACGGCGCCAAGCTGATCGGCAACTTCATCCACAATATCGCCGGCATCAAAGGCGACTGGTCGATGTCGGCCTATCGCCAGAAGGCGGTTGACGAAATCCGCAAGCAGGTGGGCGACAAGCGCGTCATCTGCGCGCTTTCGGGTGGCGTCGACAGCTCCGTCGCAGCCCTCCTGATCCACGAGGCGGTCGGCGACCAGCTGACCTGCATTCTCGTCGACCACGGGCTGATGCGTAAGGACGAGGCGGCTGGTGTCGTCGCCATGTTCCGTGAGCACTACAATCTGCATCTCCTGCATGTCGACGCCTCCGACCGCTTCATCGGCGAGCTCGAAGGCGTCAGTGACCCGGAAACCAAGCGCAAGATCATCGGCCGTCTCTTCATCGAAACCTTCGAGGAAGAAGCGAAAAAGCTCGGCGGCGCCGATTTCCTCGGCCAGGGCACGCTCTATCCCGACGTGATTGAGAGCGTTTCCTTCACCGGCGGCCCCTCGGTGACGATCAAGTCGCACCACAATGTCGGCGGCCTACCGGAGCGCATGAACATGCAGCTCGTCGAGCCGCTGCGCGAGCTCTTCAAGGACGAAGTACGCGCGCTCGGCCGCGAACTCGGCCTTCCCGACAGCTTCATAGGTCGTCATCCCTTCCCGGGTCCTGGGCTTGCGATCCGCTGCCCCGGCGGCATCACCCGCGAGAAGCTCGAAATCCTGCGCGAAGCCGATGCGATCTATCTCGACGAAATCCGCAAGGCCGGTCTCTACGACGCCATCTGGCAGGCCTTCGCCGTTCTGCTTCCCGTCCAGACCGTCGGCGTCATGGGCGATGGACGCACCTATGAATTCGTCTGTGCGCTTCGCGCCGTCACGTCAGTCGACGGCATGACGGCGGATTTCTATCATTACGACATGGAATTCCTCGGCCGCGCCGCCACCCGCATCATCAACGAGGTGCGTGGCATCAACCGCGTGGTTTACGACGTCACGTCGAAGCCGCCGGGCACGATCGAGTGGGAATGA
- a CDS encoding AlpA family transcriptional regulator, whose translation MSQAPQTTRRTIRRKQLREIVPLADSTIYDMEQRGEFPRRFALSPRCIVWDLAEVEAWLLARRAAPIRRAQHPDVTKRRTRPVKELDLAPSKA comes from the coding sequence ATGAGCCAAGCACCTCAGACGACCCGAAGAACAATCCGCCGGAAACAACTGAGAGAGATCGTGCCTCTGGCAGACAGCACGATTTACGATATGGAGCAGCGAGGCGAATTCCCGCGGCGATTTGCGCTCTCTCCCAGATGCATCGTATGGGACCTAGCCGAAGTCGAAGCATGGCTGCTGGCTCGGCGTGCGGCGCCAATCCGCCGCGCTCAGCACCCGGATGTCACTAAGCGCAGGACGCGGCCGGTCAAAGAGCTGGATCTAGCTCCATCAAAGGCATAG
- a CDS encoding ATP-binding protein encodes MEAQENDLSNEAAALADILKWSADLPAWQRDALRRLCGQSNLEAADITAFVGICKGDAAGVPLDASHVRDPAASHAVVSLGALYGLSHVNALAAGERLSFGKSGLTVIYGDNGAGKSGYARVLKQLCRARSPKGDAILPNIYAASSGTPSASVDFFIGGQKRSTSWTQGSAPDPMLSAVSVFDSRTANVHVENTNDLAYTPLPLRILAGLAQACQDVKSKLAAEIKALQEQTPAILSKPECKPDTLVGKLIAGLSGKTKPESVEKLAGLTADEEARLQTLNTDLASDPARTVRERQQQPHGWLMQSRLRCVLR; translated from the coding sequence ATGGAAGCACAGGAGAACGATCTCTCGAATGAGGCAGCAGCGCTCGCCGACATCCTCAAATGGTCGGCGGACCTACCGGCTTGGCAACGCGACGCGCTGCGGCGGCTGTGCGGCCAATCCAATTTGGAAGCAGCCGACATCACAGCCTTCGTCGGCATTTGCAAAGGCGACGCCGCAGGCGTGCCGCTCGACGCGAGCCATGTCAGGGATCCCGCAGCCAGCCATGCCGTAGTCAGCCTCGGCGCCCTCTACGGCCTCTCGCATGTCAACGCGCTCGCGGCGGGCGAGCGCTTGTCCTTCGGCAAATCGGGCCTCACCGTCATCTACGGTGACAACGGTGCCGGCAAATCGGGCTATGCCCGCGTCCTGAAGCAACTCTGCCGCGCGCGCTCACCAAAGGGCGACGCAATTCTTCCGAACATCTATGCCGCTTCATCAGGCACGCCGTCCGCCAGCGTCGACTTCTTCATCGGCGGACAGAAGCGAAGCACATCCTGGACCCAGGGCTCAGCGCCTGATCCGATGCTGTCTGCCGTCAGTGTCTTCGACTCGCGCACCGCCAACGTCCATGTCGAGAACACCAACGATCTGGCCTATACGCCGCTGCCGCTCCGGATCCTCGCCGGCCTCGCGCAGGCATGCCAGGATGTGAAGTCCAAACTGGCCGCCGAGATAAAGGCGCTCCAGGAGCAAACACCTGCGATCCTGTCGAAGCCCGAATGCAAGCCGGACACGCTGGTCGGCAAGCTGATCGCCGGTCTGTCGGGCAAGACCAAGCCGGAATCAGTCGAGAAACTCGCCGGCCTGACGGCGGACGAAGAGGCCCGGCTCCAAACGCTCAACACCGACCTGGCCAGCGACCCTGCGCGCACAGTGCGGGAGCGACAGCAGCAGCCTCACGGATGGCTGATGCAATCTCGTCTTCGCTGCGTCCTCCGTTGA
- a CDS encoding PaaI family thioesterase yields MSETDRGDFRARIRRNFARQAAMQTIGAELTRVEHGVVEIELPFDVKLTQQHGILHAGIISAALDSACGFAAYSVIDPEASILTIEFKVNLMSPGRGDRFLFRGEITKPGSTIIVADGRGYAISDGPAKLIASMTGTMMVIRGREGITG; encoded by the coding sequence ATGAGCGAGACTGACAGGGGCGATTTCCGCGCGCGAATCCGCCGTAATTTTGCGCGCCAGGCGGCGATGCAGACGATCGGCGCGGAACTGACACGCGTCGAACATGGCGTTGTCGAGATCGAGCTTCCCTTCGACGTCAAACTGACACAGCAGCACGGCATTCTGCATGCGGGTATCATTTCCGCAGCACTCGATTCGGCCTGCGGTTTTGCGGCCTACAGCGTCATCGACCCCGAAGCCTCGATCCTGACGATCGAATTCAAGGTCAATCTCATGTCGCCGGGGCGTGGCGATCGTTTCCTGTTCCGCGGGGAAATCACCAAACCCGGCTCCACCATCATTGTCGCCGACGGGCGAGGCTACGCAATCAGCGACGGGCCGGCGAAACTTATCGCCTCCATGACGGGAACGATGATGGTCATTCGCGGTAGAGAGGGAATTACTGGATGA
- a CDS encoding DsbA family oxidoreductase: MLQIDLYTEITCPWCIIGHHRLDKVLAERFPELDADIRQHPVLLLPDAPEEGLYIPDLLLSRYGMTDPKASFARPEAEARASGLDLNLSRQLWTYRTQAAHGLILAARARGTQHPLAVAITDAHFLEARNISDADVLADIAVAYGFEREEARAIALDPVQHRRVEQEAARSMATGVRSVPHFVFGGRIAINGGRSEDEIASAIREAAAVAPALCAQGRWPGRC; encoded by the coding sequence ATGCTGCAAATCGATCTTTACACCGAGATCACCTGCCCATGGTGCATCATCGGGCATCACCGTCTCGACAAGGTCCTGGCGGAACGTTTCCCTGAGCTGGATGCCGATATACGCCAGCACCCGGTCCTTCTGCTTCCCGATGCGCCGGAGGAGGGCCTCTACATTCCCGATCTTCTCTTGTCGCGTTACGGCATGACGGATCCGAAGGCCTCCTTCGCCCGGCCCGAGGCGGAGGCTCGGGCGTCTGGCCTTGACCTCAACCTGAGCCGCCAACTCTGGACTTACAGAACACAGGCGGCCCACGGGTTAATCCTTGCGGCGCGCGCACGGGGCACGCAGCATCCGCTCGCCGTCGCGATCACTGATGCGCATTTTCTGGAAGCAAGGAACATCTCAGACGCCGATGTCCTTGCGGATATCGCCGTGGCCTACGGGTTCGAACGGGAAGAAGCTCGTGCGATAGCGCTTGACCCCGTGCAACATAGACGTGTCGAGCAGGAGGCGGCCCGATCGATGGCAACCGGGGTCAGGTCAGTTCCTCACTTCGTCTTCGGCGGGCGCATCGCTATCAACGGAGGACGCAGCGAAGACGAGATTGCATCAGCCATCCGTGAGGCTGCTGCTGTCGCTCCCGCACTGTGCGCGCAGGGTCGCTGGCCAGGTCGGTGTTGA
- a CDS encoding NAD(P)-dependent oxidoreductase, whose translation MKIALFGGTGPTGRHIIEEALRQGYVLSVYTRDAGKLSAFDGKIKVIVGDLNDREAIKACVAGADAVISALGPNSLKAREKRPIMRGVGTIISVMEELSVRRLIQISTAVYRDPKDGFDLKSQAFVLLFRIIVHNAYDDIKATAELVSKSGLDWTLVRIPNLKDGPATGQVDAGWYGKTKLGMKLSRGNLAKFLVGQVAAKEYVRAAPGIADHI comes from the coding sequence ATGAAGATCGCTCTGTTTGGAGGGACCGGACCAACCGGAAGGCATATTATCGAAGAGGCGCTCCGGCAGGGCTATGTGCTGTCCGTCTACACGCGGGACGCCGGAAAGCTCTCGGCCTTTGATGGCAAGATCAAGGTCATCGTCGGCGACCTCAACGATCGCGAAGCGATCAAGGCATGCGTCGCGGGCGCGGACGCGGTGATCAGCGCGCTCGGCCCCAACAGTCTGAAAGCGCGCGAGAAGCGACCGATCATGCGCGGTGTCGGCACGATCATTTCTGTGATGGAAGAGCTGAGCGTTCGTCGCCTCATTCAGATCTCGACGGCCGTATATCGCGATCCGAAGGACGGTTTCGACCTCAAGTCGCAGGCATTCGTCCTGTTGTTCCGGATCATCGTTCACAACGCCTATGACGATATCAAAGCCACCGCTGAACTGGTGAGCAAATCCGGCCTCGACTGGACCCTGGTTCGGATTCCCAACCTCAAGGATGGGCCCGCAACAGGCCAAGTGGACGCTGGCTGGTACGGCAAGACGAAGCTCGGCATGAAGCTGTCCCGCGGGAACCTTGCGAAATTCCTGGTCGGTCAGGTCGCAGCCAAAGAATACGTGCGCGCCGCGCCGGGGATAGCCGATCACATCTGA